From Nymphalis io chromosome 10, ilAglIoxx1.1, whole genome shotgun sequence, a single genomic window includes:
- the LOC126771073 gene encoding DDB1- and CUL4-associated factor 13 has protein sequence MSNKVKIKVISRNPEDYLRATKRDIHKIPRNYDPNLHPLEGPREYVRALNAVKLERVFAKPFIGNLDGHTDGVSSLAKHPSRLAVLASGAFDGEIRLWDLASRKCTRHFVAHEGWVRAISYVPNGQQFISVGDDKTIKTWKAEVKDENDEDPVNTLLSMSVVSGVTHHRSKPIFATCGEHCQLWENTRSEPIKVFKWGVDSLHHVAFNQVESNLLASCASDRSVILYDFRESGPLRKVVMELRSNALSWNPMEAFIFTVANEDYNLYTFDVRKLKQPVNVHMDHTSAVIDVDYSPTGREFVSGSYDKTVRIFESLKGHSRDVYHTKRMQRLTSVKWSLDNKYILTGSDEMNIRMWKAKASEKLGILKPRERTALNYADALKEKFSGHPQVKRIARHRHVPKHIINAQKEIKTIKEKNKRKEANRRAHSKPGSVPFVVERKKHVVKEDE, from the exons TACCAAGAAATTATGACCCTAATTTGCATCCACTCGAGGGACCTCGAGAATATGTGCGTGCTTTAAATGCGGTTAAGCTTGAAAGAGTATTTGCAAAACCATTTATTGGTAATCTAGATGGACACACAGACGGTGTCTCAAGTTTGGCTAAACATCCAAGCCGATTAGCAGTTTTAGCTAGTGGAGCGTTTGATGGCGAAATCAGATTATGGGATTTGGCAAGTCGAAAGTGTACTAGACATTTTGTAGCACATGAAGGTTGGGTCCGTGCTATTTCTTATGTTCCAAATGGACAACAATTTATAAGTGTTGGTGATGATAAAACGATAAAAACTTGGAAGGCCGAAGTAAAAGATGAAAATGATGAAGATCCTGTTAATACATTACTGAGTATGTCAGTTGTCTCTGGTGTTACGCACCATAGGTCAAAACCAATTTTCGCAACATGTGGAGAGCATTGTCAATTGTGGGAGAATACAAGGAGTGAACCTATCAAAGTTTTTAAGTGGGGAGTAGATAGTCTGCATCATGTGGCATTTAATCAG GTAGAATCAAACCTTTTAGCATCATGTGCAAGTGACAGAAGTGTCATATTGTATGATTTTCGTGAGTCTGGTCCCCTGAGAAAAGTTGTGATGGAATTGAGATCTAATGCACTCTCCTGGAACCCAATGGAAGCCTTTATATTCACTGTAGCAAATGAAGATTACAA ctTATACACATTTGatgtaagaaaattaaaacaacctgtaaatgttcACATGGATCACACATCTGCTGTCATAGATGTAGATTATTCACCAACAGGCAGGGAATTTGTGTCAGGAAGTTATGACAAAACAGTAAGAATATTCGAGAGCCTTAAAGGTCATTCAAGAGATGTATACCACACCAAGAGAATGCAAAGATTGACTTCTGTGAAATGGTCATTAgacaataaatacatacttactgGATCAGATGAAATGAATATCAGAATGTGGAAAGCTAAGGCATCAGAGAAGCTCGGtatt CTAAAACCAAGGGAGCGCACAGCACTCAATTATGCAGATGCTTTGAAAGAAAAATTCAGTGGGCACCCACAAGTTAAGAGAATAGCACGCCACCGACATGTgccaaaacatattattaatgccCAAAAGGAAATCAAAACCATTAAAGAGAAAAACAAACGTAAGGAGGCTAATAGACGAGCACATAGCAAACCAGGCTCTGTACCATTTGTTGTTGAACGTAAAAAACATGTGGTTAAAGAAGATGAGtga